Within the Pseudomonas oryzae genome, the region TGCCCGGGCTGGCGGTGAGGATCACCACGCGGGTCAGGGTCTGCCAGGGCGTGGCGCCGAGCGCCAGGGAGCCGAAGGTCAGGCTCTTCGGCACGCTGAACACGGCGTCCTCGGCGATCGAGAAGATGTTGGGGATCACCGCGAAGCCCATCGCCAGACCTACCACCAGGGCGTTGCGCTGGTCGAACGGAATGCCCAGGTCGTTGGACAGCCACAGGCGCATGTCGCCGCCGAACAGCCAGTTCTCCAGGTGGCCGCTGATGCCCAGGGCGAAGGCGGCGACGCCGACCACCACCGGGATCAGCAGGGCGGCTTCCCAGCCGTCCGGCACGCACAGGCGCACGCGCTCCGGCAGGCGGCTCCAGATCCAGGCGGCGAGGACGATGCCGACCGGGGTCAGCAGCAGCAGGCTGAAGATGCCCGGCAGGTGGCCCTCGACGTAGGGGGCGAGGAACAGGCCGGCGAAGAAGCCGAGGATCACCGTCGGCAGTGCCTCCATCAGCTCGATCACCGGCTTGACCTTGCGGCGCATCGCCGGGGCCATGAAGTAGGCGGTGTAGATCGCCGCGCAGATCGCCAGCGGGGCGGCCAGCAGCATGGCGTAGAAGGCCGCCTTGAGGGTGCCGAAGGCCAGCGGCGCCAGGCTCAGCTTGGGCTCGAAGTCGGTGTTGGCCGAGGTCGACTGCCAGACGTACTTGGGCTCCTCATAGCTCTCGTACCAGACCTTGCCCCACAGCGCGCTCCACGACACCTCCGGGTGCGGGTTGTCGACGATGAAGCGCTGCAACTGGCCGTCGCTCTCCACCAGCAGACGGTTGGCGCGCGGCGACAGCGCGGCCACGGCGGCGCCGTCGGCGACCTGCTCGGTGAGCAGCGTGCGATGCGCGGTGCTGTGGAAGATACCCACGGTGCCCTTGGCGTCGAGGACGACGAAACCCTTGCGGCGCTCCTCGGGGACGATCTGGGTCACCGGGCTGTCGTCCAGCTGGAAGTCGCGAATGCGGGTCAGGGTGGCCTTGCCGTTCTGATCGCGAACCATGAACCACTGGGCGATGCCACCCTTGGAGTCGCCGACCATCAGCGAGATGCCGCCGAGCAACGGGCTGGCGGTGGTGATTTCGGTGTCGCCGTCGCGAGCCAGGTTGTAGCGACCGTTCAGGCTGTTGTCGCGCAGGTTGAACACGTCGGCGGTGGAACGGCCATTGAACACGAACAGCCACTGGTGGCGCGGATCGATGTCCAGGGCACGGATCGGGTCGGCGATCTGCGGCAGGGCGATGCGCCGCTCGCTCTGGCTGATCTCGCCGGTGAACATGTTCTCCTCGCGCTCGAGGCTGAGCACGTGCAGCTCGGCGCCGGTGGAGGCGGCCAGCAGCAGGGTCGAATCGTTGAGGCTGATACCCACGGTGTCCAGCGCGCGGCCCTGCGGATCGAGGGCGATGGGCGCCTCGCCGAACGGGTACTCGACCACCGGGACGATGGTCTTCACGTTGTCCGGGTAGGACACCTTGTAGGTGTGCTGCAGCACCAGCACCTGGCCGTTGGACAGGCCCAGCGCCACGCGGTGGCTACCCGGCTGATCCTCGGCGACCGAGACGATGCGGCTGCCTTCGGGCAGTGCCAGGCGGCTGCTGCTCAGCGCCTCGCCGTTCTTGAGCGCGAAGAACTGCACCAGGCCGCTGCGGTCCAGGCGCATGGCCACCTGGTTCTGTTCCTCGATGGCCAGCAGCAGCGGCTGCTCCTGCTGCGCCAGCCAGGCCGGCTGCTGGGCCTTGCGCGCCGTCAGCTCGGCGCCACCGAAGATCGGCAGGACCACGTAGACCAGATAGAAGAAGATCAGGGTGATGGCAGCCAGCACGGCCAGGCCGCCGATGGACACGTACCAGCCGGCCAGGCGGTCCTTGAGCGCACGCAGTCGACGCTTGCGCTGGAGCGCCGGCGTGTCGAAATCCAGACGTTGCGATTTTGTGGAGGAAGTCATGGTTTCATGGGCCAAGTCATTCATGCGCACACCCTAGCGTGGGTTTATGACACAAAGATTACAGGGTGGTGACGTGGCGACGCCCGCCACTCCCAGGGGAGTGGCGGGCGTCGCACTGGCTCAGGCTCGCGCCTGCGGCATCCGTGCCGTTGCCGGCTGCGGCCTTACAGGCCGAGCTCCTTGAGGGTCTTCTCGGCGACCTTGGCGGGCACCGGGATGTAACCGTCCTTGACCACCACTTCCTGGCCCTGCTTGGACAGCACCAGCTTGACGAACTCGGCCTCCAGCGGAGCCAGCGGCTTGTTCGGCGCCTTGTTCACGTAGACGTACAGGAAGCGGCTCAGCGGGTACTTGCCGGCCAGGGCGTTGGCCTCGTTGGCCTCTTCGGCGTTGCCCTGCTTGTCGACCAGCGGCACGGCGCGCACGCTGGCAGTCTTGTAGCCGATGCCCGAGTAGCCAATGGCGTTCACGGTGCTGGAGATCGACTGCACCACCGAGGCGGAGCCCGGCTGCTCGTTGACGTTGGGCTTGAAGTCGCCCTTGCACAGGGCTTCTTCCTTGAAGTAGCCGTAGGTGCCGGACACCGAGTTGCGGCCGAACATCTGCACCGGCTTCTCGGCCCACTCGCCGGTCAGGCCGAGGTCGCCCCAGGTCTTCACGTTCGAGCCACCGCACAGGCGGGTGCTGGAGAAGATGCCGTCGACCTGCTGCATGGTCAGGCTCTGGATCGGGTTGTCCTTGTGCACGAACACGGCCAGGGCATCGACGGCGACCGGGATGGCGGTCGGCTTGTAGCCATGCTTTTCCTCGAAGGCCTGCAGCTCGTTGTCCTTCATCTTGCGGCTCATCGGGCCGAGGTTGGAGGTGCCCTCGGTCAGCGCCGGCGGCGCGGTGGAGGAACCGGCGGCCTGGATCTGGATGTTGACGTTCGGGTAGAGCTTCTTGTAGCTCTCGGCCCACAGGGTCATCAGGTTGGCCAGGGTGTCGGAGCCAACGCTGGACAGGTTGCCGGAAACGCCGGTGCTCTTCTCGTAGGTCGGCAGAGCCGGGTCGACGGCGGCAACCGCACTGGCGGCGGCAACGCCGGCGGCGACGAAGGTCATGGCCGCCATCAAACGCTTCAATTTCATGCCTTGCTCCTAACGGATGGAGATGGTTTGGATCGGGGGCCAGTATCGAGAGGCCGCATGAACACTCTATGAAGCGAATATGACAATTGCGTGACGAGCCACCGGATCCGGCAACCCGCCCGGCGGTTATTCGTCGCAGGTGCTGTCGCGACTCATTAGACCTTGGCACAATTGCTGCTTGGAGCGGATGAACAACCCCGCAAGCAACGGTTCCGGGCTACCCGTTATATAGTGGGAGGGCGCGCGGACCGACCGGGTCTAGCCGCTGCCGGCACAACAACAAATCTCGCCCGAGCCTCTCCCCCCGATGAACGAATTCGAACAGGAAGACCCCATCCCGCAAGGCGACCTGGCCCTGCAGATCACCGCGCTGCCGCGCGACGCCAACGGTTTCGGCGACATCTACGGCGGCTGGCTGGTGGCGCAGATGGACCTGGCCGGCACCGCCATGGCCAGCCGCATCGCCGGCGGCCGGGTGGCCACCGTGGCGATCGACCGCATGGCCTTCCTGGTGCCGGTGCCGATGGGCGCCCAGCTGTCCTTCTATACCCAGACGGTGGACGTCGGCCGCAGCTCGGTGCGCCTGCTGATCGAGGTGTGGAGCGACGACCCGCGCACCAGCGAGTGGCGCAAGGTCACCGAGGCGGTGTTCGTGTTCGTCGCCATCGACGCCGACGGCCGCACCCGGCAGTTGCCCGCCCGCGGCTGAGCCCGCACGCCAGACGGCGCAACGCCAGCCCGGAGGCTGGCGCTGGCGGTGTCGCACGGCCGCGGCGGCGGATCAGCTGCGGATGTTGTAGATGATCTTCTCGCTGTCCTCGGCGTAGTCGCGCAGGCGCTTGAGGTAGGCCTTCTGCTGCGCCCACACCTTGCTCGCGGCCGGATCGGCGGCGGCGCTGGCCTCGACCACCTCGGCGGCCACCTCGCGCAGGCGGGCGATCACCGCGTCCGGCAGGCGGCGCACCTCCACCCCCTCGGCCCTGAGCTTCTCCAGCGCCTCCATGTTGCGCGCGTTGTACTCGTCGAGCATGTCGCCGTTGACGTCGCGGGCGGCGCTGCGCACGATCGCCTTGAGGTCGGCCGGCAGCTTGTCCCAGGCCGCCTGGTTGACGGTCAGCTCGAAGGTCACGTTGGGCTCCTGCCAGCCCGGGGTGTAGTAGTACTTGGCCGCCTTGTGCAGGCCGAGGGCCAGGTCGTTGTACGGGCCGATCCACTCGGTGGCGTCGATGGCGCCGGTCTGCAGGGCAGTGAAGATCTCGCCGGCCGGCAGGTTGACCACGGTGCCGCCCATCCTGGTCAGCACCTCGCCGCCGAGGCCCGGGGTACGCATCTTCAGGCCCTTGAAGTCGTCGACCGTGTTGATCTCCTTGTTGAACCAGCCGGCGGTCTGCACGCCGGTGGCGCCGCAGGCGAAGGGCACCACGTTGAACGGCTTGTAGACCTCCTCCCACAGCTGCATGCCGCCGCCGTAGTGCAGCCAGGCGTTCATCTCCTGGGCGTTGGGGCCGAACGGCAGGGCGCAGAAGAACTGCGCGGCCGGCACCTTGCCCTTCCAGTAGTAGGGTGCGCCGTGGCCCATCTCGGCGGTGCCGCGCGATACCGCATCGAACACCTCGAGGGCGGGGACCAGCTCGCCGGCGGCGTAGACCTTGACCTGCAGGCGGCCGCCACTCATCTCGTTGACCAGCTTGGCGAAGCGCTCGGCGCCGACGCCGACGCCGGGGAAGTTCTTCGGCCAAGAGGTGACCATCTTCCAGGTGAAGGTTTCCGCCGGCGCGGCGGCGCCGCCCTGGGTGCCCTCGTTCTGCTTCTGGCAGCCGGCCAGCGCGGTGGCGGCCAGACCGACACCGGCGGCGGCAAGAATGTCGCGACGTTTCATGCAGGACTCCTTGTTGTAGTTATCGGGCAGCGTCGACCGCGTCGGCGCTCCTCGACACTGGATAACACGGCTGGCGGTTTTGTTTCCAGCATAGCCGCAGCGGCTAGACTGACTCGCAGAAACGTCACTATTGCACCGATTGCCCTTTGCCGGCCGCTGTTGCGAGAATCGGCGGCCAGACCAATTAACAACCAGAAGGACCGCCCCATGTCCGACTCACCCCCCCTGCTCAAGCTGGCGCGCGCCATCCAGGCGCTCAACGCCCGCTTCGGCCAGGCCTGCGCCTGGCTGACCCTGTTCCTCGTCCTCGGCACTGCGGTGGTGGTGGTGCTGCGCTACGGCTTCGGCATCGGCGCCATCGCCCTGCAGGAAGGGGTGATGTACGCCCACGCCCTGGTGTTCATGGGTGCCGCCGCCTGGACCCTGCAGCGCGGCGGCCACGTGCGGGTGGACATCTTCTACCAGAAGTTCAGCCAGCCGCGGCAGGCGCTGGTCGACCTGCTCGGCCACCTGTTCCTGCTGCTGCCGGTGTGCCTGTTCCTGGCCTGGAACAGCTGGGACTACGTCGCCTCGTCCTGGTCGACCCGCGAGGTGTCCAGCGAGGCCGGCGGCCTGGCCTTCGTCTACCTGCAGAAGAGCATCATCCTGCTCATGCTGGTCAGCCTGGTGCTGCAGGCGCTGGCCGACGTCATCGTCTTCGCCTACCGCCTGGCCGGCCGCGAGCCCTACCCGGAGGTGCAGCATGGCTGAGTTGATGGCGATCCTGCTGTTCGTCAGCATCTGCCTGTTCCTGATGTCCGGCTACCCGGTGGCCATCACCCTGGGCGGCGTGTCGCTGCTGTTCGCCGGCATCGGCATCGTCACCGGCACCTTCGACGGCAGCTACCTGCACGCCCTGCCCAACCGCCTGTTCGGCATCATGAACAACCAGACCATGCTGGCGGTGCCGCTGTTCGTGTTCATGGGCGTGATGCTGGAGAAGTCGCGGGTGGCCGAGGACCTGCTGGAGTCGATGTCGCGGCTATTCGGCACCCTGCGCGGCGGCCTGGCGATCTCGGTGTGCGTGGTCGGCACCCTGCTCGCCGCCTCCACCGGTATCGTCGGCGCCACCGTGGTGACCATGGGCCTGCTGGCCCTGCCGACCATGCTGCGCCGCGGCTACGACCCGGCGGTGGCCACCGGCACCCTGGCCGCCACCGGCACCCTCGGGCAGATCATCCCGCCGTCGATCATCCTCGTGCTGCTCGGTGACGTGATGTCCAGCGCCTACCAGCAGGCCCAGCTGAAGATGGGCATCTTCTCGCCGAAGACGGTGTCGGTGGGCGACCTGTTCGTCGGCGCGATCATCCCCGGCCTGCTGCTGGTCGGCCTGTACATCGCCTACCTGGTGTTCGTCGCCATCACCCAGCCGAAGAAGCTGCCGGCGCTGCCGCAGGAGGAACTCGGCCCGATCGAGTGGGGCAAGCTGTTCGCCGCGCTGATCCCGCCACTGGTGCTGATCGCCGCGGTGCTCGGCTCGATCCTCGCCGGCTACGCCACGCCCACCGAGGCGGCGGCGCTCGGCGCGGTGGGCGCCATCCTGCTGGCGCTGGCCAAGCGCAAGCTGAGCTTCACCCAGCTCCGGGAAGTGGCCTACGGCACCACCGAGATCAGCTCGATGGTGTTCCTGATCCTGATCGGCGCCTCGCTGTTCTCCTTGGTGTTCCGCGGCTTCGGCGGCGAGGTGCTGATCGAGGACGCCTTCGCCCAGCTGCCCGGCGGCGTGCTCGGCGCCTTCTTCGTGGTCATGCTGGTGATCTTCCTGCTCGGCTTCATCCTCGATTTCATCGAGATCACCTTCGTGGTGGTGCCGATCGTCGGTCCGGTGCTGCTGGCCATGGGTCTCGACCCGATCTGGCTGGGGGTGATGATCGCCCTCAACCTGCAGACCTCGTTCCTCACCCCGCCGTTCGGCTTCTCGCTGTTCTACCTGCGCGGGGTGACGCCGCGTTCGGTGCCGACCAGCACCATCTACCGCGGAGTGGTGCCGTTCATCATCATCCAGATCCTGATGCTGGCGATCGCCTACATCTGGCCAGAGCTGATCACCTGGCTGCCGGGTGTGGTGTACGGCAAGTGATGTTGCCGGGCGGATGACGAAAGGGCCGGCCCCACCAGGGGCCGGCCCTTTTCGTTGGTGCCGGCTCGGCGCCGCAGGGTGGAAAACGACCGCAGGTCTTTTCCACCGTCAGTCCCGCTGCGTGACTCGGCGGTAGAAAACCGCGGCGCGGGTTTTCTACCCTACATTTGCCGGTGGCGCGCACGGCGCCGGCTGCTGCTGGGTGATGCAGTGGATGTTGCCGCCGCCGAGGAGGATCTCCCGCCCCGGCACCATCACCACCTCGCGCTCGGGGAACAGGCGCTGCAGGATCGCCTGCGCCTCGGCATCGCGGGGGTCGTCGAAACTCGGCGCGACTATGCCGCCGTTGACGATCAGGAAGTTGACGTAGGAGCCGGCCAGGCGGATCGCCGGATCGCGCGGCTGGCTGCCGGGCACCAGGTCGACCCCGGCGCACTCCTCGGCCGTGGCGTACAGCGGGCCGGGAATCGGCATGCGGTGCACGGTCAGCGCGCGGCCGCGGGCGTCGCGGCTCTGCTCGAGCACCGCCAGCGCGGCGCGGCAGCGCGACCAGTTGGGGTCGCGCTCGTCGTCGGTCCAGGCCAGCAGCACCTCGCCGGGACGCACGAAGCAGCAGAAGTTGTCGACATGGCCATCGGTCTCGTCGTTGAACAGGCCGTGCGGCAGCCAGATCACCTTGTCCACCGCCAGGTGGGCGTGCAGCACCGCCTCGATCTCGCCGCGGGTCAGCTGCGGATTGCGGTTGGCGTTGAGCAGGCACTCTTCGGTGGTCAGCAGGGTGCCCTCGCCGTCGACGTGGATGGCGCCGCCTTCCAGCACGAAGCCGTCGGTGCGGTAGCGCGCGCAGCGTTCGATCTCGAGGATCTTGCCGGCCACCTGGTCGTCGCGGTTCCACGGCGCGTACAGGCCGCCGTCGAAGCCGCCCCAGGCGTTGAAGGTCCAGTCCACGCCGCGCACCTCGCCGGCGTCATCGACCACGAAGGTCGGCCCGGTGTCGCGCACCCAGGCGTCGTCGCTGCTCAGCTCCAGCACGCGGATGTCGCCGTGGGCCAGGCGTGCGCGGGCGTTCTCATACTGGCCGGCGCTGACGCCCACGCTCACCGGTTCGAAGCGGGCGATGGCGCGCGCCACCGCGGCGAAGGCCGCCTGCGCCGGCTTGCCGCCCAGGCGCCAGTTGTCCGGGCGCTCCGGCCAGAGCATCCAGGTCTGCGCGTGCGGCGCCCATTCCGCCGGCATGCGGAAACCGTCGGCGCGCGGGGTGGTGTTGAGGGTGGTCATTGCGGATACCTTTGACGTTGAGCGTGCCCGCGCCGCAGCGCGGGCAACCTGGCGCGGGACGCCCGGCGTCCCGCTCGCGGGGATCATTCGCAGCGCTGCGCGCCGTCCAGGGTAGCCAGCGCGCCGTACAGGTTCGGCCGGCGGTCGCGGAACACGCCCCAGGCGCTGCGCACGTGCTCGAGGCGGTCGAGGTCGAAGCTCTGCACCAGGATGCCCTCCTCGTGCTCGCCCAGTTCGGCCAGCTTGGCGCCGAACTGGTCGGCGATGAACGATGAGCCGTAGAAGGTGATGTGGTAGTCGTCCTGATCCTCGCGGCCGATGCGGTTGCTGGCGATCAGCGGCATCAGGTTGGCGCCGGCGTGGCCCTGCTGCACGCGCTGCCAGTGCTCACGGGAGGTGATGGTCGGATCGTGCGGCTCGCTGCCGATGGCGGTCGGGTAGAACAGCAGTTCGGCGCCCATCAGCGCCATGGCCCGCGCGCACTCGGGGAACCACTGGTCCCAGCAGATGCCGACGCCGATCCGCGCGTAGCGGGTGTTCCACACCTTGAAGCCGCTGTCGCCGGGATTGAAGTAGTACTTCTCGTGGTAGCCGGGGCCGTCGGGGATGTGGCTCTTGCGGTAGACGCCGAGCAGGCTGCCGTCGGCGTCAATGATCGCGATGCTGTTGAAGCGCGCGCGGCCGGCACGCTCGAAGAAGCTGATCGGCAGCACCACCTCCAGCTCGCGGGCCACCTTGCGGAAGTGGGCGATGGCCTCGTTGGTGTCGACCGAGGTGGCCAGTTGCAGGTAGTCGGGGTTGGGCTTCTGGCAGAAGTAGGGGGTCTCGAACAGTTCCTGCAGCAGGATGATCTGCGCACCCTGCGCCGCCGCGCGGCGCACCAGCTTCTCGGCGTTGGCGATATTGGCCTGGCGATCCCAGGAGCAGGCCATCTGGGTGGCGGCGACGGTGACGTTGCGAGTCATGAAGCACCTCGTGAGCGGACGCGGATGGGTCTACTGACCATAGCAGAGCCCGGTGGCGAAACTGCCTGGAGGCGGAGGCGCTCCAGCGCAGGACTGGAACGATTTATATCCGATATTTATCCGACTTGGAAGCATTATTACGCACTAGGCTCGTATACCAATGGAAATTAATCGATATATATCTGTATTTATGGTTGCGACCGCGCCCCGTCTCCGGCCTGGCACCTAGCCCGGCCGTAGCGGCAGGCAGGGCGGCAGGTAGAGGCCCAGGTAGGCGTCGAACACGCGCATGCCCTCCTCGGCCAGGCGCGGCTCGATGCGGCCGTGGCGCTGCACCGACAGGGCGTAGACGCGGTCGCTCAGCTCCATGGCCAGACTGAACACCTCGATGTCGTCGGGCAGCGGCGGCAGCTGGAAATGCCGGTCGAACAGGACGCGCATGGCGTGGCCCAGCTGCACGTCGTGCTGGCGGTCGGCAAGGGTCAGCTCGGTGAGGCCGTGGCTGGCGAGGATCAGCTGGCGCGCGGCGGCGTCGCCGGCGTAGACCGCCAGCATGCGCTCCTCGACGATGCGCGACAGGTCGCGCCACTGGCGCAGCGCGGTGTGCTCCACCGGGGCTTCCAGGCAGGCGCGGAAGGCGGCGTGGACCTCGGCGGTCAACGCCTGCAGCAGCGCCGGCACGCTGGGGAAGAAGTGGTAGACCGAGGACGGCGGCATCTCGGCGCGCTCCGCCACGGTATAGATCGACAGCCCGGCGGGGCCGCCTTCGGCGAGCAGGGCGCGGGCGGCGGCGAGGATGGCGGTGATGCGCGCCTGACTGCTGGCACGCGGCTTGCGGGGAGTGCTGGTGGCGGATGGCATGACGATCTCCGGGAGCGAGCCGCTATTGGAAGCCAGCTCGCCCCGCAGCGGCAAGTCAGTCGCCGGGGCGCTGCTGCGCCCAGACCTCCCTGAGCGCCTGTGCGGCCTTCTCCGGCGCCGGCTGCATGGCGAACAGGCGGCGCTTGGTCGCCTGATCCGGGTAGAAACCGGGCTGGCTGCGCAGCTCCGGGGCGAGCAGCGCGGCGGCGGCGACATTGCCGCTGGGGTAGAGGGTGGCGCTGGTGATCCGCGCGGCAACCTGCGGCTGCAGCAGGTAGTCGATGAAGCGCCGGGCCAGATCGGGGCTCCG harbors:
- a CDS encoding ABC transporter permease subunit — encoded protein: MNDLAHETMTSSTKSQRLDFDTPALQRKRRLRALKDRLAGWYVSIGGLAVLAAITLIFFYLVYVVLPIFGGAELTARKAQQPAWLAQQEQPLLLAIEEQNQVAMRLDRSGLVQFFALKNGEALSSSRLALPEGSRIVSVAEDQPGSHRVALGLSNGQVLVLQHTYKVSYPDNVKTIVPVVEYPFGEAPIALDPQGRALDTVGISLNDSTLLLAASTGAELHVLSLEREENMFTGEISQSERRIALPQIADPIRALDIDPRHQWLFVFNGRSTADVFNLRDNSLNGRYNLARDGDTEITTASPLLGGISLMVGDSKGGIAQWFMVRDQNGKATLTRIRDFQLDDSPVTQIVPEERRKGFVVLDAKGTVGIFHSTAHRTLLTEQVADGAAVAALSPRANRLLVESDGQLQRFIVDNPHPEVSWSALWGKVWYESYEEPKYVWQSTSANTDFEPKLSLAPLAFGTLKAAFYAMLLAAPLAICAAIYTAYFMAPAMRRKVKPVIELMEALPTVILGFFAGLFLAPYVEGHLPGIFSLLLLTPVGIVLAAWIWSRLPERVRLCVPDGWEAALLIPVVVGVAAFALGISGHLENWLFGGDMRLWLSNDLGIPFDQRNALVVGLAMGFAVIPNIFSIAEDAVFSVPKSLTFGSLALGATPWQTLTRVVILTASPGIFSALMIGMGRAVGETMIVLMATGNTPIMDINIFEGLRTLAANVAVEMPESEVGSTHYRVLFLAALVLLAFTFVMNTLAELIRTRLRKKYASL
- a CDS encoding PstS family phosphate ABC transporter substrate-binding protein, whose protein sequence is MKLKRLMAAMTFVAAGVAAASAVAAVDPALPTYEKSTGVSGNLSSVGSDTLANLMTLWAESYKKLYPNVNIQIQAAGSSTAPPALTEGTSNLGPMSRKMKDNELQAFEEKHGYKPTAIPVAVDALAVFVHKDNPIQSLTMQQVDGIFSSTRLCGGSNVKTWGDLGLTGEWAEKPVQMFGRNSVSGTYGYFKEEALCKGDFKPNVNEQPGSASVVQSISSTVNAIGYSGIGYKTASVRAVPLVDKQGNAEEANEANALAGKYPLSRFLYVYVNKAPNKPLAPLEAEFVKLVLSKQGQEVVVKDGYIPVPAKVAEKTLKELGL
- a CDS encoding acyl-CoA thioesterase, with translation MNEFEQEDPIPQGDLALQITALPRDANGFGDIYGGWLVAQMDLAGTAMASRIAGGRVATVAIDRMAFLVPVPMGAQLSFYTQTVDVGRSSVRLLIEVWSDDPRTSEWRKVTEAVFVFVAIDADGRTRQLPARG
- a CDS encoding TRAP transporter substrate-binding protein, giving the protein MKRRDILAAAGVGLAATALAGCQKQNEGTQGGAAAPAETFTWKMVTSWPKNFPGVGVGAERFAKLVNEMSGGRLQVKVYAAGELVPALEVFDAVSRGTAEMGHGAPYYWKGKVPAAQFFCALPFGPNAQEMNAWLHYGGGMQLWEEVYKPFNVVPFACGATGVQTAGWFNKEINTVDDFKGLKMRTPGLGGEVLTRMGGTVVNLPAGEIFTALQTGAIDATEWIGPYNDLALGLHKAAKYYYTPGWQEPNVTFELTVNQAAWDKLPADLKAIVRSAARDVNGDMLDEYNARNMEALEKLRAEGVEVRRLPDAVIARLREVAAEVVEASAAADPAASKVWAQQKAYLKRLRDYAEDSEKIIYNIRS
- a CDS encoding TRAP transporter small permease subunit; this translates as MSDSPPLLKLARAIQALNARFGQACAWLTLFLVLGTAVVVVLRYGFGIGAIALQEGVMYAHALVFMGAAAWTLQRGGHVRVDIFYQKFSQPRQALVDLLGHLFLLLPVCLFLAWNSWDYVASSWSTREVSSEAGGLAFVYLQKSIILLMLVSLVLQALADVIVFAYRLAGREPYPEVQHG
- a CDS encoding TRAP transporter large permease, coding for MAELMAILLFVSICLFLMSGYPVAITLGGVSLLFAGIGIVTGTFDGSYLHALPNRLFGIMNNQTMLAVPLFVFMGVMLEKSRVAEDLLESMSRLFGTLRGGLAISVCVVGTLLAASTGIVGATVVTMGLLALPTMLRRGYDPAVATGTLAATGTLGQIIPPSIILVLLGDVMSSAYQQAQLKMGIFSPKTVSVGDLFVGAIIPGLLLVGLYIAYLVFVAITQPKKLPALPQEELGPIEWGKLFAALIPPLVLIAAVLGSILAGYATPTEAAALGAVGAILLALAKRKLSFTQLREVAYGTTEISSMVFLILIGASLFSLVFRGFGGEVLIEDAFAQLPGGVLGAFFVVMLVIFLLGFILDFIEITFVVVPIVGPVLLAMGLDPIWLGVMIALNLQTSFLTPPFGFSLFYLRGVTPRSVPTSTIYRGVVPFIIIQILMLAIAYIWPELITWLPGVVYGK
- the aguA gene encoding agmatine deiminase, which encodes MTTLNTTPRADGFRMPAEWAPHAQTWMLWPERPDNWRLGGKPAQAAFAAVARAIARFEPVSVGVSAGQYENARARLAHGDIRVLELSSDDAWVRDTGPTFVVDDAGEVRGVDWTFNAWGGFDGGLYAPWNRDDQVAGKILEIERCARYRTDGFVLEGGAIHVDGEGTLLTTEECLLNANRNPQLTRGEIEAVLHAHLAVDKVIWLPHGLFNDETDGHVDNFCCFVRPGEVLLAWTDDERDPNWSRCRAALAVLEQSRDARGRALTVHRMPIPGPLYATAEECAGVDLVPGSQPRDPAIRLAGSYVNFLIVNGGIVAPSFDDPRDAEAQAILQRLFPEREVVMVPGREILLGGGNIHCITQQQPAPCAPPANVG
- the aguB gene encoding N-carbamoylputrescine amidase; the encoded protein is MTRNVTVAATQMACSWDRQANIANAEKLVRRAAAQGAQIILLQELFETPYFCQKPNPDYLQLATSVDTNEAIAHFRKVARELEVVLPISFFERAGRARFNSIAIIDADGSLLGVYRKSHIPDGPGYHEKYYFNPGDSGFKVWNTRYARIGVGICWDQWFPECARAMALMGAELLFYPTAIGSEPHDPTITSREHWQRVQQGHAGANLMPLIASNRIGREDQDDYHITFYGSSFIADQFGAKLAELGEHEEGILVQSFDLDRLEHVRSAWGVFRDRRPNLYGALATLDGAQRCE
- a CDS encoding TetR/AcrR family transcriptional regulator — translated: MPSATSTPRKPRASSQARITAILAAARALLAEGGPAGLSIYTVAERAEMPPSSVYHFFPSVPALLQALTAEVHAAFRACLEAPVEHTALRQWRDLSRIVEERMLAVYAGDAAARQLILASHGLTELTLADRQHDVQLGHAMRVLFDRHFQLPPLPDDIEVFSLAMELSDRVYALSVQRHGRIEPRLAEEGMRVFDAYLGLYLPPCLPLRPG